From Sulfuracidifex tepidarius, one genomic window encodes:
- the sul7d gene encoding Sul7d family chromatin protein, which produces MVMVKFKYKGEEKEVDTSKIKKVWKVGKMISFTYDEGGGKTGRGAVSEKDAPKELQNMLDKK; this is translated from the coding sequence AAGTATAAGGGAGAAGAGAAAGAGGTAGATACTTCAAAAATAAAGAAAGTATGGAAAGTAGGCAAAATGATAAGCTTCACTTACGATGAAGGCGGAGGAAAAACTGGAAGAGGAGCAGTATCCGAGAAGGACGCTCCAAAAGAGCTTCAGAATATGCTAGACAAAAAGTGA